From the genome of Spirochaetae bacterium HGW-Spirochaetae-1, one region includes:
- a CDS encoding antibiotic biosynthesis monooxygenase gives MITLIATLKVKDGMMEEAINVLKEIVPKIKENEPGCLEYIPHTVRNDEKTLIFYEKYRDKEALKLHSANIVKSLEQLLPLLDPGMDIKTCYEIIG, from the coding sequence ATGATTACACTTATTGCCACGCTGAAGGTTAAGGATGGAATGATGGAGGAAGCCATCAATGTTTTAAAGGAAATTGTTCCGAAGATTAAAGAGAATGAACCGGGCTGTCTGGAATATATTCCTCACACGGTCCGCAACGATGAAAAAACCCTCATTTTTTATGAAAAATACCGTGATAAGGAGGCACTGAAGCTTCATTCAGCAAATATAGTGAAAAGCCTTGAACAGCTCCTGCCGCTTCTTGATCCTGGTATGGATATTAAAACCTGTTATGAGATTATTGGATAA
- the xseB gene encoding exodeoxyribonuclease VII small subunit, protein MEKKQKKENLKFETALKELELIASKLERGELDLDESIGEFEKGMQYAKFCHDKLEEAERRIEILQKGENSSVEKKAVRIKNETGEIEEDEELQGSLL, encoded by the coding sequence GTGGAAAAGAAGCAAAAAAAAGAAAACCTTAAATTCGAAACAGCCCTGAAAGAACTGGAGCTCATTGCCTCAAAACTTGAAAGGGGGGAATTGGACCTCGATGAGTCCATCGGGGAATTTGAAAAAGGCATGCAATATGCAAAATTCTGTCACGATAAGCTGGAAGAAGCGGAACGGAGAATAGAAATTCTTCAGAAGGGAGAAAACAGCTCCGTAGAAAAAAAGGCCGTAAGAATTAAAAACGAGACCGGTGAAATTGAAGAAGACGAGGAGCTACAGGGATCGCTGCTGTAG
- a CDS encoding isoleucine--tRNA ligase: MDYSKTVNLPTTDFPMKANLPQREPETLKRWEEDKLYGKIQESRKDADVYILHDGPPYANGHIHLGHALNKILKDVIVKHKTMKGFRVPYVPGWDCHGLPIELNVTRDLGEKARNMPTAEIRTGCRKYADKFVTIQMEEFKRLGVLADYENPYLTMSREYEARIVEVFGEILKGGYIYRAKKPIYWCPNCVTALAEAEVEYDEHTSPSIFVKFKVDPSSLQIDGIDRDRTHVVIWTTTPWTLPANLAVCFHPEFQYSVYKFGDEYYVLAKGLVHQMEQVKKMDRQGEWPLDSAQIEALRVDHPFIDRQSKVIFGDHVTLDAGTGIVHTAPGHGQEDYIVGLRYNLDVFCPVDDNGRFTDDFALMKGVNVFDANDKVVDLLRERDVLIHTEKIEHSYPHCWRCKKPLIFRATEQWFFSIDHNDLRQKALAVVDETEWVPAWGESRFRGMAEGRPDWCLSRQRSWGVPIPSFRCAKCQKNLMTAESVQHFARIAREKSIDLWYTEDIKDLVPPETVCDCGSHEFIKEVDILDVWFDSGVSHFVVLDTWPGHRWPSDMYLEGSDQHRGWFQSSLWPALALRGRAPYKTVLTHGFVLDDQGKAMSKSMGNVIPPETIVKQYGADILRLWVSSEDYRNDVRIGMDMVKQVADSYRRIRNTFKFIMGNIGDFNENMSVPYEELSDIDKWILHKLAVLSERVIEHYEKFEFHLVYRRILNFCAVELSSVYFDISKDILYVEALDSQRRRANQTVLNELYKCLVRLVAPILAFTAEEIWKFAGNTDSVHMQSYYVPDAKFLNSTVEETIERVVDVKKDVLKALEEMRREKSIKSSLEAQVTIFVADEKLRGLLADMGDEFKRFLQVAAVNLISTKEAHLVQYDFCAVAAAKTTGKKCIRCWNYYETLGSDNDHPELCQRCTAVVKTLK; this comes from the coding sequence ATGGATTACTCAAAAACCGTCAATCTCCCCACAACCGATTTTCCGATGAAGGCAAACCTGCCCCAGAGAGAACCTGAAACACTGAAAAGATGGGAGGAAGATAAGCTCTACGGCAAGATACAGGAATCACGAAAGGATGCCGATGTGTATATTCTTCATGACGGCCCGCCATATGCCAACGGTCATATACACCTTGGTCATGCCCTGAACAAAATATTGAAGGACGTTATCGTCAAGCATAAGACTATGAAGGGCTTCCGGGTTCCCTATGTGCCCGGATGGGATTGTCATGGTCTTCCCATTGAACTGAATGTTACCAGGGACCTGGGGGAGAAGGCACGGAACATGCCAACGGCGGAGATTCGCACGGGCTGCAGGAAATACGCCGATAAATTTGTGACGATCCAGATGGAAGAGTTCAAGAGGCTCGGTGTTCTTGCTGACTATGAAAATCCCTATCTTACCATGAGCCGGGAATATGAAGCGAGGATAGTTGAGGTTTTTGGTGAGATACTGAAGGGGGGCTATATCTACAGGGCTAAAAAGCCCATATACTGGTGTCCCAACTGTGTGACCGCCCTTGCTGAAGCGGAAGTGGAATACGACGAACATACATCACCATCGATCTTCGTGAAATTCAAGGTTGACCCCTCGTCCCTGCAAATTGACGGTATTGACCGGGACAGGACCCATGTGGTTATCTGGACGACAACTCCATGGACTCTGCCGGCTAACCTGGCGGTCTGTTTCCATCCCGAGTTCCAGTATTCAGTGTATAAATTCGGCGATGAATACTATGTTCTTGCCAAGGGCCTGGTCCATCAGATGGAACAGGTGAAAAAAATGGACCGGCAGGGCGAGTGGCCGCTGGATTCCGCGCAGATAGAGGCCCTGCGTGTTGACCATCCCTTTATCGACCGTCAGTCAAAGGTCATTTTCGGAGACCATGTGACCCTTGATGCGGGAACCGGTATTGTTCATACGGCCCCCGGCCACGGCCAGGAGGACTATATCGTGGGCCTGCGCTATAATCTCGATGTGTTCTGTCCCGTCGACGACAATGGCCGGTTCACCGATGATTTCGCTCTCATGAAGGGCGTCAATGTCTTCGACGCCAATGACAAGGTCGTGGACCTTCTCCGGGAGCGGGATGTTCTCATTCATACGGAAAAGATCGAGCACTCCTATCCTCACTGCTGGCGATGCAAAAAGCCCCTCATATTCCGCGCCACGGAGCAGTGGTTTTTCAGTATCGATCATAATGATCTGCGGCAGAAGGCCCTGGCCGTGGTGGACGAGACAGAGTGGGTTCCGGCCTGGGGAGAGTCGCGGTTCAGGGGTATGGCTGAAGGCCGTCCTGACTGGTGTCTTTCGCGCCAGCGGTCATGGGGTGTGCCCATTCCTTCATTCCGCTGCGCCAAGTGCCAGAAAAATCTCATGACTGCCGAGTCGGTCCAGCATTTTGCCCGTATCGCCCGCGAGAAGAGCATTGATCTCTGGTACACCGAGGATATCAAGGACCTGGTCCCGCCGGAAACCGTCTGTGACTGCGGGAGCCATGAATTTATAAAAGAAGTCGATATACTGGACGTCTGGTTTGATTCCGGCGTGTCCCACTTCGTGGTACTGGATACATGGCCGGGCCACCGCTGGCCTTCGGATATGTATCTCGAGGGAAGCGACCAGCACCGGGGATGGTTCCAGTCTTCGCTGTGGCCGGCCCTGGCCCTGCGGGGAAGGGCCCCGTATAAAACAGTTCTGACTCACGGCTTCGTTCTGGACGATCAGGGAAAGGCCATGAGCAAGTCCATGGGCAATGTCATCCCCCCGGAAACGATAGTGAAACAGTACGGTGCCGATATACTCAGGCTCTGGGTGTCCTCCGAGGATTATCGCAATGATGTGCGCATCGGTATGGACATGGTGAAGCAGGTCGCCGATTCGTACCGGCGCATACGGAACACCTTCAAATTCATCATGGGAAATATCGGCGATTTCAATGAGAATATGTCAGTTCCTTATGAGGAGCTGTCCGATATCGATAAATGGATTCTTCACAAGCTGGCAGTACTGTCCGAGCGGGTCATCGAGCATTATGAGAAATTCGAGTTTCACCTGGTTTATCGCAGGATATTGAATTTCTGTGCCGTGGAGCTATCCTCCGTTTATTTTGATATTTCCAAGGACATTCTTTATGTTGAGGCCCTTGATTCGCAGAGACGGCGCGCCAACCAGACGGTATTGAACGAGCTTTATAAATGCCTGGTGCGGCTCGTGGCCCCCATTCTGGCTTTTACCGCTGAAGAGATATGGAAGTTCGCCGGTAACACCGATTCGGTACACATGCAGTCATATTATGTACCTGATGCGAAATTCTTAAACAGCACCGTAGAAGAAACTATTGAAAGAGTTGTTGATGTCAAAAAGGATGTGCTTAAAGCCCTGGAGGAGATGCGCAGGGAAAAGAGCATCAAATCGTCCCTGGAAGCACAGGTGACTATATTCGTGGCGGACGAAAAACTCCGCGGACTTCTCGCTGATATGGGTGATGAATTCAAGCGATTTCTCCAGGTTGCCGCGGTGAACCTGATTTCCACAAAGGAAGCCCATCTTGTACAGTATGATTTCTGCGCCGTGGCTGCGGCGAAAACAACGGGGAAAAAATGTATACGCTGCTGGAACTACTATGAGACTCTGGGATCGGACAACGATCATCCCGAGCTGTGTCAGCGATGCACCGCGGTCGTAAAAACTTTAAAATAG
- the lspA gene encoding signal peptidase II: MKRNIYALLILVSTLALDIVTKILVVRNLNYYDRVDFLGGFLRLTLVYNEGGVFGIMQGYKNVFLIVSIIVLGLMIAYYVYEKNKTMLFSLSMALIISGAIGNIIDRLVPSRPGVVDFISVGVDGVYRWPSFNVADSCIVMGAFLLVIVFYQEEKKRKAQEQNQA, translated from the coding sequence ATGAAAAGAAATATTTACGCGCTGCTCATTCTGGTTTCCACACTGGCTTTGGATATCGTCACCAAAATACTGGTGGTGAGGAATCTCAACTATTATGACCGTGTTGATTTTCTCGGCGGTTTTCTGAGACTTACCCTGGTTTACAATGAGGGGGGAGTTTTCGGTATTATGCAGGGGTACAAGAATGTTTTCCTCATAGTTTCGATCATTGTGCTGGGTCTCATGATTGCTTATTATGTATATGAAAAAAATAAAACCATGCTTTTCAGCCTGTCAATGGCGCTCATCATTTCCGGTGCAATCGGGAATATTATCGATCGCCTTGTTCCTTCCCGTCCCGGAGTGGTTGATTTCATTTCCGTCGGTGTTGACGGCGTATACCGGTGGCCCTCTTTCAATGTGGCCGATTCCTGCATCGTTATGGGTGCTTTTCTTCTGGTAATTGTCTTTTACCAGGAGGAGAAGAAACGAAAGGCGCAGGAGCAAAATCAGGCTTAG
- a CDS encoding exodeoxyribonuclease VII large subunit, which yields MENDFEQHVYTVSELTREIKGVLELNPAFTGIWVRGEVYNLTYHSSGHIYFTLKDDNALVQATFFRYANKGLKFKLEEGMSVIALGGITVFEKRGSYQLNVTAIRLEGIGELQKMIEQLKKKLAAEGIFDPSRKRDLPFLPRRLGIVTSPTGAALRDIIKVALRRFPNLEIVLAPAKVQGDDAAATIVRGIEELNRPEHAIDIIIAGRGGGSFEDLMPFNEEPVVMAFFNSRVPIISAVGHQIDHPLSDDAADAFAPTPSAAAEIAIPVKQDLVDEINYYLARTDTALSGYFRHLKLQLQGVTTRRIFTEPMDIVTRYTMLLADTENRILSAMKDMVAERRKSLLTIPNIMMIMRSCLQKKTHQFHMALQAMEKLSPLNVMQRGYSITRDSNGSILKSVDDTAQGKSLLVQIIDGTLYCSVDSIQKGGIGGKEAKKRKP from the coding sequence ATGGAAAACGATTTCGAACAGCACGTGTACACCGTATCGGAGCTCACCAGGGAGATCAAGGGGGTGCTGGAGCTGAACCCTGCCTTCACCGGCATATGGGTCCGTGGCGAGGTATACAACCTCACCTATCACTCCTCGGGACACATCTATTTCACCCTGAAAGACGACAATGCCCTGGTCCAGGCTACCTTTTTCCGCTACGCCAACAAGGGACTTAAATTCAAACTGGAAGAGGGAATGAGCGTCATAGCCCTGGGCGGTATAACCGTGTTTGAAAAAAGGGGATCCTATCAGCTCAATGTTACCGCAATCCGGCTTGAAGGGATCGGCGAGCTCCAGAAAATGATTGAACAGTTGAAAAAAAAGCTCGCCGCTGAAGGTATTTTTGACCCGTCTCGAAAAAGAGACCTCCCTTTCCTCCCGCGCAGGCTCGGCATTGTCACCTCTCCCACGGGAGCTGCCCTGCGCGACATTATCAAGGTGGCTCTGCGTCGCTTTCCCAATCTGGAAATTGTTCTGGCGCCGGCCAAGGTCCAGGGCGATGATGCCGCCGCAACCATCGTCAGAGGCATCGAGGAGCTGAACAGGCCAGAGCATGCCATCGACATCATAATTGCCGGCAGGGGCGGCGGTTCTTTCGAGGACCTCATGCCCTTCAATGAAGAACCGGTCGTGATGGCCTTCTTCAATTCCCGGGTCCCTATCATATCCGCCGTGGGTCACCAGATTGATCATCCCCTGAGCGATGACGCTGCTGATGCATTTGCGCCCACCCCGTCGGCCGCTGCTGAAATAGCCATACCGGTGAAACAGGATCTCGTTGATGAAATCAACTATTACCTGGCCAGGACCGATACGGCCCTGTCAGGATATTTCAGACACCTGAAACTGCAGCTCCAGGGTGTCACTACCCGCCGCATCTTTACAGAACCCATGGACATTGTTACGCGTTATACCATGCTCCTGGCCGATACGGAAAATCGCATCCTTTCAGCCATGAAAGACATGGTCGCTGAAAGAAGAAAATCACTGCTCACTATCCCTAATATCATGATGATAATGCGGTCCTGCTTGCAGAAAAAAACACATCAGTTCCATATGGCCCTCCAGGCCATGGAAAAACTTTCCCCGCTCAATGTCATGCAGCGCGGATACTCTATAACCCGAGACAGTAACGGCAGCATACTTAAAAGCGTTGATGATACGGCACAGGGTAAAAGTCTCCTGGTACAGATTATTGACGGTACGCTGTACTGTTCAGTAGATTCAATTCAGAAAGGAGGAATAGGTGGAAAAGAAGCAAAAAAAAGAAAACCTTAA
- a CDS encoding aspartate kinase, whose amino-acid sequence MESIVCKFGGSSVANAKQIKKVTEIIKANLNRKYVVVSAPGKDEQDSEKVTDHLFNIAKAGNHFKSKKKNITGEESYNAVIQKFTRLINDLGIDGEDILQDLSNDLKKILPDPQKNDFFASRGEHYNAKVISRYFNKVGIASELALPEDIGFIVSEDFNNAKVVPVTYKNISSLSEKSGVIVIPGYYGITEKGDIAVFSRGGSDLTGGEVAYAMNASLYENWTDTDGVFQIDPRLIPDAEVIPRLTYKEIRLLSSKGFNVFHFDAMVNCKKRHIPINIKNTNNPATPGTLIVSERIPEETVVGIARLDDIAYLYVEKDGAGETIGFVNDLLRIMKDFGIETYHYPTDKDDVSIIFKQADLKGYEDDLKDTIQARLNPDNIELNYNITMLSPVGIGMKDQPGVIAVASTALKEKNINIEIIDQGPAQISFHFGVHKYHADMALKALYEALCRKGL is encoded by the coding sequence ATGGAATCCATTGTATGTAAATTCGGCGGCAGCTCCGTAGCAAACGCGAAACAGATCAAAAAGGTTACCGAGATCATTAAGGCAAACCTCAATAGAAAATATGTCGTAGTATCGGCACCGGGAAAAGATGAGCAGGACAGCGAGAAGGTCACCGACCATCTTTTCAACATCGCCAAGGCCGGCAATCATTTCAAGAGCAAGAAAAAGAACATAACCGGGGAAGAAAGCTATAACGCCGTTATACAAAAATTCACCCGCCTCATAAATGATCTGGGCATCGACGGCGAGGATATACTGCAGGACCTGTCCAATGATTTAAAAAAAATATTACCTGATCCCCAGAAAAATGATTTCTTCGCATCCCGGGGGGAGCATTACAATGCCAAGGTGATATCCCGCTACTTTAACAAGGTAGGGATTGCATCTGAACTGGCCCTCCCTGAAGATATCGGATTCATTGTCAGCGAGGATTTTAATAATGCCAAGGTTGTCCCAGTCACATATAAAAATATCAGCAGCCTTTCGGAAAAATCCGGCGTTATCGTCATACCAGGATATTACGGCATCACGGAAAAAGGCGATATTGCCGTTTTTTCCCGGGGTGGTTCCGACCTGACGGGCGGTGAGGTCGCCTATGCCATGAACGCATCCCTGTATGAAAACTGGACCGATACGGACGGTGTCTTCCAGATCGATCCCCGTCTGATCCCCGATGCTGAAGTGATCCCCCGCCTTACCTATAAAGAGATACGCCTTCTTTCGTCAAAGGGATTCAATGTCTTCCATTTCGACGCCATGGTGAACTGTAAAAAGCGCCATATACCCATTAATATTAAAAATACCAATAATCCTGCCACACCGGGAACCCTGATTGTTTCCGAAAGGATACCCGAAGAAACCGTTGTTGGTATTGCACGTCTCGATGATATTGCCTACCTGTATGTTGAAAAAGACGGTGCCGGTGAAACCATCGGATTCGTCAACGACCTTCTCAGAATTATGAAGGATTTCGGTATCGAGACCTATCATTATCCCACAGACAAAGATGACGTCTCCATTATATTCAAGCAGGCTGATTTAAAAGGATATGAGGATGACCTGAAGGATACCATACAGGCGCGTCTCAATCCCGACAATATTGAGCTCAATTACAACATAACCATGCTCTCTCCCGTTGGAATCGGCATGAAAGACCAGCCCGGGGTCATCGCTGTTGCATCCACGGCACTGAAGGAAAAAAACATCAACATTGAAATCATAGACCAGGGACCGGCACAGATAAGTTTCCACTTCGGCGTACACAAATACCATGCCGATATGGCACTAAAAGCCCTGTACGAAGCCCTGTGCAGAAAAGGCCTATAG